From Stigmatopora nigra isolate UIUO_SnigA chromosome 5, RoL_Snig_1.1, whole genome shotgun sequence, a single genomic window includes:
- the wwc3 gene encoding protein WWC3 isoform X2, which produces MPWPGGGSGKRRESSELPLPAGWEEARDYDGRVFFIDHNTRQTSWIDPRDRITKPLTFADCVGDELPLGWEEVYDQQVGVYYIDHINKTTQIENPRTQWRQEQERMLKEYLVVAQEALRAKKEMYLVKQQRLELAQREMLLFHELSEDSRSVASSAHSGSSSGAKYDPDQIKVEVACRRERLSRLKHELAQVRQELQYKEMGVETLQEIDRKMSCSQTNYKLDEAQAIFSELRSIKKTISAGEKERQDLIQSLAKLTMNFQSSLCDGEAVNSGVGGGAAAAAPADHQPIYSDAACQTDVFAGEDSSQPVDKVKVNWQYEEAKKKVQSIRHQLAQLDGESWSGRAEADRDRDLVQLLREKEALLHDIISVSKRHEKARRRPESDPDPNADPDAEPAGPDALLRLEEERRRLEEEVQRAHSTQTQGANQRLLQQEKRNVLLRQLEEATRITTYLHSQLKSLSASSLTVSSSSSRGSLASSRGSLASSRGSLSSISFSDIYGAPPYERPDEPPDPHLRSAAAVVAPPTPEAEPVATGRPKRSHDTPQSLASLSSRSSLSSLSPPSSPMDTAYPAAPQECPLTQMTDEYMDQAGRGMAARDSASQGVFNSTARTHHQVSRAGVTLRGNSGSRSSRRSRRVSAGGGGGVSEDALATDSGVFEAWGRRAEESEEMSYLREQTSEPTQIQLGLLWESASQSLRLHLLQLKNLSSSRSLTRDGYKVFVKVHLIPADSGRACAFYCCTALEPQTQISFNEGFRVPVPGEALAACALQLSLCSLGPQAQEELLGQAQVGLADCEGSAEMVYHWLRVQMFGGAEPHRQRRPEDEHGARATENAPSSRGDPDSDRTPSRAPKVEKATMTEGHFPEALRVRGKERGGARWGHAAPFMRGGGIVRSQTFSPGARSQYVCRLYRSDSDSSTLPKKSPFVRNTLERRTLRYKQQSCHSSLVERPARTSLDLELDLQACRTRQRQLGEELGALRELKLRLEEPVSANVSANVSANAASASHLHHHGELPHWALRDERFRCLLREAHRQAGQSEREQRQEEEVGRRLRKASKELLHLRGHGHKEPLPVHTFREKMAFFTRPRFNLHVPPLPADDV; this is translated from the exons ATGCCGTGGCCGGGCGGAGGCAGCGGCAAGCGGCGTGAGAGCTCCGAGCTCCCGCTACCTGCCGGCTGGGAGGAAGCCCGAGACTACGACGGAAGAGTCTTTTTTATCGACCATAACACCAGGCAAACTTCATGGATAGACCCTCGAGATAG GATCACCAAACCGCTGACCTTCGCCGACTGCGTGGGAGACGAACTTCCACTCGGCTGGGAGGAAGTCTACGACCAACAAGTGGGCGTGTACTACATCGATCACATCAACA AGACCACCCAGATCGAGAACCCCCGCACGCAATGGCGGCAGGAACAAGAACGCATGTTGAAGGAGTACCTGGTGGTGGCGCAAGAGGCCCTCCGAGCCAAGAAGGAGATGTACCTGGTCAAGCAACAGCGGCTGGAGTTGGCCCAGCGGGAGATGTTGCTTTTCCACGAGCTCTCCGAGGATAGCCGCTCTGTTGCTAGCAGCG CGCACTCCGGCTCGTCCTCCGGCGCCAAATACGACCCCGACCAAATCAAAGTGGAAGTGGCCTGCAGGCGAGAACGG CTCTCCAGGCTAAAACACGAGCTGGCCCAGGTGAGGCAGGAGCTGCAGTACAAGGAAATGGGCGTGGAGACCCTCCAAGA GATTGACCGCAAGATGTCGTGCAGTCAGACCAACTACAAGTTGGACGAGGCGCAGGCCATCTTCAGCGAGCTGCGGAGCATCAAGAAGACCATCAGCGCCGGCGAGAAGGAGAGGCAGGACCTCATCcag AGTCTGGCCAAGCTGACCATGAACTTCCAGAGCAGCCTTTGCGACGGCGAGGCGGTCAACAGCGGCGTCGGAGgcggggccgccgccgccgctccggCCGACCATCAGCCCATCTATTCCGACGCCGCCTGTCAGACGGATGTCTTTGCGGGAGAG GACTCGTCCCAACCGGTGGACAAAGTCAAAGTCAACTGGCAGTACGAGGAGGCCAAAAAGAA GGTCCAGAGCATCCGGCACCAACTGGCCCAACTGGACGGCGAGAGCTGGTCGGGCCGAGCCGAGGCCGACCGCGACCGAGACTTGGTGCAACTGCTGCGCGAGAAGGAGGCGCTGCTACACGACATCATCAGCGTCAGCAAGCGTCACGAGAAGGCCCGCCGCCGTCCCGAGTCGGATCCCGACCCCAACGCCGACCCCGACGCCGAGCCCGCCGGGCCCGACGCGCTCCTGCGGCTGGAGGAGGAACGCCGCCGGCTGGAAGAGGAAGTGCAGAGGGCGCACAGCACGCAGACCCAAGGAGCCAATCAGAG GCTCCTTCAGCAAGAGAAGAGAAACGTGCTACTGAGGCAGCTGGAGGAGGCCACGCGCATCACCACCTATCTTCACTCTCAGCTCAAAAG CCTATCAGCCAGCTCCCTGACGGTGTCGTCCAGCAGCAGCCGCGGCTCGTTGGCGTCCAGTCGCGGCTCGCTGGCGTCCAGTCGCGGCTCCCTCAGCTCCATCAGCTTCAGCGACATCTACGGCGCGCCGCCGTACGAGCGCCCCGACGAGCCCCCGGACCCGCACCTCcgctcggcggcggcggtggtggcgccTCCAACCCCGGAGGCGGAGCCTGTGGCCACCGGCAGACCCAAGCGCTCCCACGACACGCCGCAGTCGTTGGCCTCGCTGTCGTCGCGCTCCTCGCTGTCGTCCCTGTCGCCGCCCAGTTCGCCCATGGACACGGCCTATCCGGCGGCCCCCCAGGAGTGTCCCCTGACGCAGATGACGGACGAGTACATGGACCAAGCGGGACGCGGGATGGCCGCCCGAGACTCCGCCTCTCAGGGGGTGTTCAACTCCACCG CACGCACTCACCACCAAGTGTCACGCGCAGGAGTGACCTTGCGCGGCAACAGCGGCAGCCGAAGCAGCCGCAGGAGCCGGAGGGTctcggccggcggcggcggcggcgtctccGAGGACGCGCTGGCCACCGACAGCGGCGTCTTTGAAGCCTGGGGAAGGAG gGCGGAGGAATCTGAGGAAATGTCCTACCTGAGGGAACAGACAAGTGAACCCACGCAAATCCAGCTTGGACTGCT GTGGGAATCGGCCTCACAATCCCTTCGGCTCCACCTTCTCCAGCTCAAGAACCTGAGCAGCAGCAGGTCCCTCACTAGAGACGGCTACAAAGT CTTCGTGAAGGTTCACCTGATCCCGGCGGACTCGGGGCGAGCCTGCGCCTTCTACTGCTGCACGGCGCTGGAACCGCAGACCCAGATCAGCTTCAACGAAGGCTTCCGCGTGCCCGTCCCGGGGGAGGCGCTGGCCGCCTGCGCCCTGCAGTTGTCACTCTGCTCGCTCGGACCGCAAGCCCAGGAGGAGCTCCTG GGTCAAGCGCAGGTGGGACTGGCCGACTGCGAGGGAAGCGCCGAGATGGTCTACCATTGGCTGAGGGTCCAGATGTTCGGGGGGGCGGAGCCTCACAGACAGCGGAGGCCCGAAGACGAGCACGGAGCTAGAGCCACG GAGAACGCCCCGTCATCTCGCGGCGACCCGGACTCTGATCGGACGCCGTCGAGGGCGCCGAAG GTGGAGAAAGCCACCATGACGGAGGGCCACTTTCCCGAGGCGCTTCGAGTGCGTGGCAAGGAAAGGGGCGGCGCCCGCTGGGGACACGCGGCGCCATTCATGCGTGGCGGCGGCATCGTGCGATCGCAGACTTTCTCACCCGGGGCTCGAAGTCAATACGTCTGCCGG TTGTACCGCAGCGACAGCGACAGTTCCACGCTCCCCAAGAAGTCGCCGTTTGTGCGCAACACGCTGGAGCGCCGCACTCTGCGCTACAAGCAGCAGTCGTGCCACTCGTCGCTGGTCGAGCGCCCCGCGCGCACCTCGCTGGACCTGGAGCTGGACCTCCAGGCTTGCCGCACACGCCAGAGGCAGTTGGGCGAGGAGTTGGGGGCCCTCCGAGAGCTCAAGTTGAGGCTGGAGGAACCCGTTAGCGCCAACGTTAGCGCCAACGTTAGCGCCAACGCTGCCTCCGCATCGCACCTCCACCACCACGGCGAGCTGCCCCACTGGGCCCTGAGAGACGAGCGCTTCCGCTGCCTGCTCAGAGAAGCCCACAGACAG GCGGGGCAAAGCGAGCGCGAGCAGCGTCAGGAGGAAGAAGTGGGCAGGCGGCTACGCAAGGCGTCCAAAGAGCTTCTGCACTTGAGGGGCCACGGCCACAAGGAACCCCTTCCCGTTCACACTTTCAG AGAGAAGATGGCTTTCTTCACCAGACCAAGGTTCAACCTCCACGTACCTCCATTGCCGGCCGACGACGTGTGA
- the cldn34a gene encoding claudin-34 yields the protein MLFLAHTAHLQLAGLLSGCLAWILTMAATATDQWRLWRLRRSNDTAHITSGVAWVGIWRACFHSHALPEMEHCQSVSFSDAFVPPEIRAAQVSMMLAAATALAANAAAGQAVRRVYFSLEVRGRVRALFILAGALYVLAGALAAVPLAWNAKAVADGAAIHFPPSFRLPATPAGQEVGVAIVLGWVAAILMFTNGLVFLAHRHVWRRLPTEKMEDKPGTDNPAFQ from the coding sequence ATGCTCTTCCTGGCTCACACGGCCCACCTGCAGTTGGCCGGCCTACTGTCGGGCTGCCTGGCGTGGATCCTCACCATGGCGGCCACGGCCACGGACCAATGGCGCCTGTGGCGCCTGCGCCGCTCCAACGACACGGCCCACATCACCTCCGGCGTGGCGTGGGTGGGCATCTGGCGGGCTTGCTTCCACAGCCACGCCCTCCCCGAAATGGAGCACTGCCAAAGCGTGTCGTTCTCGGACGCTTTCGTCCCGCCGGAAATCCGGGCGGCGCAAGTCTCGATGATGCTGGCGGCGGCCACCGCCCTggccgccaacgccgccgccgGCCAAGCCGTGAGGCGGGTCTATTTCTCCTTGGAGGTCCGAGGAAGAGTACGTGCCCTTTTCATCCTGGCGGGGGCGCTCTACGTCCTGGCGGGGGCGCTGGCGGCCGTACCCCTGGCCTGGAACGCCAAGGCGGTGGCCGACGGCGCCGCCATCCACTTCCCTCCTAGTTTCCGCCTTCCCGCCACCCCCGCCGGCCAGGAAGTGGGCGTGGCCATCGTGTTGGGCTGGGTGGCCGCCATTTTGATGTTCACCAACGGGCTGGTGTTTCTCGCCCACCGTCACGTTTGGAGAAGGCTACCCACGGAGAAAATGGAGGACAAACCGGGGACGGATAATCCGGCTTTTCAATGA
- the cldn33b gene encoding claudin-24, giving the protein MAERARALELLAMPLYAGAWLCVLGAAVSPRWLSMSTSLLPAESYQLGLWETCVVQDAGGMECRALDGLLGLSPELQLGRVLTCASLAAGALGFLLAIPGLSLVNGCEEGGAKRSLGVAGALLGVLAGVLCLVPVSYVARWAVVRFFDEAMPEVAPRWEFGDALFCGWAGGLGLAAAGMILGVSARSGARAPPPRTQGNRRATNTVLPRAEYV; this is encoded by the coding sequence ATGGCGGAGCGCGCCCGCGCCTTGGAGCTGCTGGCCATGCCGCTCTACGCCGGGGCCTGGCTGTGCGTCCTGGGGGCCGCCGTCTCCCCCCGCTGGCTCAGCATGTCCACTTCGCTCCTGCCCGCCGAGAGCTACCAACTCGGCCTGTGGGAGACCTGCGTGGTCCAGGACGCCGGCGGCATGGAGTGCCGCGCCCTGGACGGCCTCCTGGGACTCTCGCCCGAGCTCCAATTAGGGCGAGTGTTGACCTGCGCTTCGCTGGCGGCGGGCGCCTTGGGCTTCCTGCTGGCTATCCCCGGCCTGTCGTTGGTCAACGGCTGCGAGGAAGGCGGGGCCAAGAGGAGCTTGGGTGTGGCGGGCGCCCTCCTGGGGGTCCTGGCCGGGGTCCTGTGTCTGGTCCCCGTTTCCTACGTGGCCCGCTGGGCCGTGGTGCGCTTCTTCGACGAGGCCATGCCCGAGGTGGCGCCCCGGTGGGAGTTTGGCGACGCCCTGTTCTGCGGCTGGGCGGGGGGGTTGGGTTTGGCGGCCGCCGGGATGATCTTGGGGGTCTCCGCACGTTCGGGCGCCCGAGCTCCGCCCCCGCGGACCCAGGGGAACCGTCGGGCGACCAATACGGTGCTGCCGCGGGCCGAGTACGTGTGA
- the wwc3 gene encoding protein WWC3 isoform X1, with protein sequence MPWPGGGSGKRRESSELPLPAGWEEARDYDGRVFFIDHNTRQTSWIDPRDRITKPLTFADCVGDELPLGWEEVYDQQVGVYYIDHINKTTQIENPRTQWRQEQERMLKEYLVVAQEALRAKKEMYLVKQQRLELAQREMLLFHELSEDSRSVASSAHSGSSSGAKYDPDQIKVEVACRRERLSRLKHELAQVRQELQYKEMGVETLQEIDRKMSCSQTNYKLDEAQAIFSELRSIKKTISAGEKERQDLIQSLAKLTMNFQSSLCDGEAVNSGVGGGAAAAAPADHQPIYSDAACQTDVFAGEDSSQPVDKVKVNWQYEEAKKKVQSIRHQLAQLDGESWSGRAEADRDRDLVQLLREKEALLHDIISVSKRHEKARRRPESDPDPNADPDAEPAGPDALLRLEEERRRLEEEVQRAHSTQTQGANQRLLQQEKRNVLLRQLEEATRITTYLHSQLKSLSASSLTVSSSSSRGSLASSRGSLASSRGSLSSISFSDIYGAPPYERPDEPPDPHLRSAAAVVAPPTPEAEPVATGRPKRSHDTPQSLASLSSRSSLSSLSPPSSPMDTAYPAAPQECPLTQMTDEYMDQAGRGMAARDSASQGVFNSTGVTLRGNSGSRSSRRSRRVSAGGGGGVSEDALATDSGVFEAWGRRAEESEEMSYLREQTSEPTQIQLGLLWESASQSLRLHLLQLKNLSSSRSLTRDGYKVFVKVHLIPADSGRACAFYCCTALEPQTQISFNEGFRVPVPGEALAACALQLSLCSLGPQAQEELLGQAQVGLADCEGSAEMVYHWLRVQMFGGAEPHRQRRPEDEHGARATENAPSSRGDPDSDRTPSRAPKVRWRPPTDRPPSPHDTLPSSRQVEKATMTEGHFPEALRVRGKERGGARWGHAAPFMRGGGIVRSQTFSPGARSQYVCRLYRSDSDSSTLPKKSPFVRNTLERRTLRYKQQSCHSSLVERPARTSLDLELDLQACRTRQRQLGEELGALRELKLRLEEPVSANVSANVSANAASASHLHHHGELPHWALRDERFRCLLREAHRQAGQSEREQRQEEEVGRRLRKASKELLHLRGHGHKEPLPVHTFREKMAFFTRPRFNLHVPPLPADDV encoded by the exons ATGCCGTGGCCGGGCGGAGGCAGCGGCAAGCGGCGTGAGAGCTCCGAGCTCCCGCTACCTGCCGGCTGGGAGGAAGCCCGAGACTACGACGGAAGAGTCTTTTTTATCGACCATAACACCAGGCAAACTTCATGGATAGACCCTCGAGATAG GATCACCAAACCGCTGACCTTCGCCGACTGCGTGGGAGACGAACTTCCACTCGGCTGGGAGGAAGTCTACGACCAACAAGTGGGCGTGTACTACATCGATCACATCAACA AGACCACCCAGATCGAGAACCCCCGCACGCAATGGCGGCAGGAACAAGAACGCATGTTGAAGGAGTACCTGGTGGTGGCGCAAGAGGCCCTCCGAGCCAAGAAGGAGATGTACCTGGTCAAGCAACAGCGGCTGGAGTTGGCCCAGCGGGAGATGTTGCTTTTCCACGAGCTCTCCGAGGATAGCCGCTCTGTTGCTAGCAGCG CGCACTCCGGCTCGTCCTCCGGCGCCAAATACGACCCCGACCAAATCAAAGTGGAAGTGGCCTGCAGGCGAGAACGG CTCTCCAGGCTAAAACACGAGCTGGCCCAGGTGAGGCAGGAGCTGCAGTACAAGGAAATGGGCGTGGAGACCCTCCAAGA GATTGACCGCAAGATGTCGTGCAGTCAGACCAACTACAAGTTGGACGAGGCGCAGGCCATCTTCAGCGAGCTGCGGAGCATCAAGAAGACCATCAGCGCCGGCGAGAAGGAGAGGCAGGACCTCATCcag AGTCTGGCCAAGCTGACCATGAACTTCCAGAGCAGCCTTTGCGACGGCGAGGCGGTCAACAGCGGCGTCGGAGgcggggccgccgccgccgctccggCCGACCATCAGCCCATCTATTCCGACGCCGCCTGTCAGACGGATGTCTTTGCGGGAGAG GACTCGTCCCAACCGGTGGACAAAGTCAAAGTCAACTGGCAGTACGAGGAGGCCAAAAAGAA GGTCCAGAGCATCCGGCACCAACTGGCCCAACTGGACGGCGAGAGCTGGTCGGGCCGAGCCGAGGCCGACCGCGACCGAGACTTGGTGCAACTGCTGCGCGAGAAGGAGGCGCTGCTACACGACATCATCAGCGTCAGCAAGCGTCACGAGAAGGCCCGCCGCCGTCCCGAGTCGGATCCCGACCCCAACGCCGACCCCGACGCCGAGCCCGCCGGGCCCGACGCGCTCCTGCGGCTGGAGGAGGAACGCCGCCGGCTGGAAGAGGAAGTGCAGAGGGCGCACAGCACGCAGACCCAAGGAGCCAATCAGAG GCTCCTTCAGCAAGAGAAGAGAAACGTGCTACTGAGGCAGCTGGAGGAGGCCACGCGCATCACCACCTATCTTCACTCTCAGCTCAAAAG CCTATCAGCCAGCTCCCTGACGGTGTCGTCCAGCAGCAGCCGCGGCTCGTTGGCGTCCAGTCGCGGCTCGCTGGCGTCCAGTCGCGGCTCCCTCAGCTCCATCAGCTTCAGCGACATCTACGGCGCGCCGCCGTACGAGCGCCCCGACGAGCCCCCGGACCCGCACCTCcgctcggcggcggcggtggtggcgccTCCAACCCCGGAGGCGGAGCCTGTGGCCACCGGCAGACCCAAGCGCTCCCACGACACGCCGCAGTCGTTGGCCTCGCTGTCGTCGCGCTCCTCGCTGTCGTCCCTGTCGCCGCCCAGTTCGCCCATGGACACGGCCTATCCGGCGGCCCCCCAGGAGTGTCCCCTGACGCAGATGACGGACGAGTACATGGACCAAGCGGGACGCGGGATGGCCGCCCGAGACTCCGCCTCTCAGGGGGTGTTCAACTCCACCG GAGTGACCTTGCGCGGCAACAGCGGCAGCCGAAGCAGCCGCAGGAGCCGGAGGGTctcggccggcggcggcggcggcgtctccGAGGACGCGCTGGCCACCGACAGCGGCGTCTTTGAAGCCTGGGGAAGGAG gGCGGAGGAATCTGAGGAAATGTCCTACCTGAGGGAACAGACAAGTGAACCCACGCAAATCCAGCTTGGACTGCT GTGGGAATCGGCCTCACAATCCCTTCGGCTCCACCTTCTCCAGCTCAAGAACCTGAGCAGCAGCAGGTCCCTCACTAGAGACGGCTACAAAGT CTTCGTGAAGGTTCACCTGATCCCGGCGGACTCGGGGCGAGCCTGCGCCTTCTACTGCTGCACGGCGCTGGAACCGCAGACCCAGATCAGCTTCAACGAAGGCTTCCGCGTGCCCGTCCCGGGGGAGGCGCTGGCCGCCTGCGCCCTGCAGTTGTCACTCTGCTCGCTCGGACCGCAAGCCCAGGAGGAGCTCCTG GGTCAAGCGCAGGTGGGACTGGCCGACTGCGAGGGAAGCGCCGAGATGGTCTACCATTGGCTGAGGGTCCAGATGTTCGGGGGGGCGGAGCCTCACAGACAGCGGAGGCCCGAAGACGAGCACGGAGCTAGAGCCACG GAGAACGCCCCGTCATCTCGCGGCGACCCGGACTCTGATCGGACGCCGTCGAGGGCGCCGAAGGTCAGGTGGCGCCCGCCGACTGACCGACCGCCCTCCCCACATGACACCCTTCCGTCTTCCCGACAGGTGGAGAAAGCCACCATGACGGAGGGCCACTTTCCCGAGGCGCTTCGAGTGCGTGGCAAGGAAAGGGGCGGCGCCCGCTGGGGACACGCGGCGCCATTCATGCGTGGCGGCGGCATCGTGCGATCGCAGACTTTCTCACCCGGGGCTCGAAGTCAATACGTCTGCCGG TTGTACCGCAGCGACAGCGACAGTTCCACGCTCCCCAAGAAGTCGCCGTTTGTGCGCAACACGCTGGAGCGCCGCACTCTGCGCTACAAGCAGCAGTCGTGCCACTCGTCGCTGGTCGAGCGCCCCGCGCGCACCTCGCTGGACCTGGAGCTGGACCTCCAGGCTTGCCGCACACGCCAGAGGCAGTTGGGCGAGGAGTTGGGGGCCCTCCGAGAGCTCAAGTTGAGGCTGGAGGAACCCGTTAGCGCCAACGTTAGCGCCAACGTTAGCGCCAACGCTGCCTCCGCATCGCACCTCCACCACCACGGCGAGCTGCCCCACTGGGCCCTGAGAGACGAGCGCTTCCGCTGCCTGCTCAGAGAAGCCCACAGACAG GCGGGGCAAAGCGAGCGCGAGCAGCGTCAGGAGGAAGAAGTGGGCAGGCGGCTACGCAAGGCGTCCAAAGAGCTTCTGCACTTGAGGGGCCACGGCCACAAGGAACCCCTTCCCGTTCACACTTTCAG AGAGAAGATGGCTTTCTTCACCAGACCAAGGTTCAACCTCCACGTACCTCCATTGCCGGCCGACGACGTGTGA